A single region of the Candidatus Methanomethylicota archaeon genome encodes:
- a CDS encoding DUF47 family protein — MTISNDITFISNEIYRKSIDLIIEHSRKIREALQLMINGVENFSNYKYNELKENYNKICIIEEEADGIKRELIEQLTRSAPAFLYREDFFRFVTVSDELIELVQSFIRQLVRISESKFTTISLNLFEPILTKILEEYDRLREAIMVLPFNPKRVLDLVTIVHNIESKIDEIYHDIEFKLFIEVEDIRKLMLYRDLLNLLENLSDFIEDASDDLRVLALHRIA; from the coding sequence TTGACAATATCCAATGATATTACTTTCATAAGTAATGAGATATATCGTAAATCCATTGACTTAATTATAGAACATTCTAGAAAAATTCGTGAAGCATTACAACTTATGATTAATGGAGTAGAAAATTTCTCAAATTATAAATATAATGAATTAAAGGAAAATTATAATAAAATATGTATAATTGAAGAAGAAGCAGATGGAATAAAGAGAGAACTTATAGAACAACTTACAAGAAGCGCTCCAGCATTTCTATATAGAGAAGACTTTTTCAGATTCGTAACAGTATCTGATGAATTAATTGAACTAGTACAATCTTTTATAAGACAATTAGTAAGAATTTCTGAAAGTAAATTTACCACTATTTCACTTAATTTATTCGAACCAATATTAACTAAAATTTTGGAAGAATACGATCGATTAAGAGAAGCAATAATGGTCCTTCCATTTAATCCAAAACGTGTACTTGATCTTGTGACTATAGTACATAATATTGAATCAAAAATAGATGAAATATATCATGATATTGAATTTAAATTATTTATTGAAGTTGAGGATATTAGAAAACTAATGTTATATCGAGATTTACTTAATCTATTAGAAAATCTAAGCGACTTTATAGAAGATGCTTCTGATGATTTAAGAGTTCTTGCTTTACACAGAATTGCTTAA
- the glyS gene encoding glycine--tRNA ligase — protein sequence MDKFDKVIDLAKRRGFFYTSCEIYGGVAGFLDFGPMGSLLKRNIENKWREFFIYKHHGLIYEIETPIVMPSKVFEASGHVEHFTDYIVECLSCHRKFRADHLITDQIKDIGSLEGKSEKELEEIIHERNIRCPECNGELGKVSKFNLLFRTNIGPYTENIAYMRPEAAQGMFVNFKHIYNIMRERLPIGLAQIGKVLRNEISPRQGPIRLREFTIMEIEFFFDPLKPMCNLINEVSDEKVKLLTEERILAGEDKPIEITVIEAINNKLIRSEWLAYFMAISKKFISELGIPNDKQMFIEKLPNERAHYSVQTFDQVVMLERWGWIEVSGHAYRTDYDLSRHQIYSGHDLKVFRKFDSPKKEEILIVIPNIDNIAKEVGKNTGTIISKIKNMNPKELKLALEKGPIIVDGIEIKPEFVNFKYETHTITGERFIPHVAEPSFGAERLVYITMEYAYKEKEGRIILSLPKDIAPIKVAVFPLVNKDGLREKAIEIYKLIRSNGILADFDDDGSIGRRYARADEIGIPLAITIDYKTMEDNTITIRDRDTWEQIRIPISELIEYLKNFFSK from the coding sequence TTGGATAAGTTTGATAAAGTTATTGATCTTGCTAAAAGAAGAGGATTCTTTTATACTTCATGTGAAATTTATGGTGGTGTTGCAGGATTTTTAGACTTTGGTCCAATGGGAAGTCTACTTAAAAGAAATATTGAAAATAAATGGCGAGAATTCTTTATTTATAAACATCATGGTTTAATTTATGAAATTGAAACTCCAATTGTAATGCCTTCTAAAGTTTTTGAAGCTTCAGGTCATGTAGAACATTTTACTGATTATATAGTAGAATGTCTATCTTGTCATAGAAAATTTAGAGCTGATCATTTAATAACTGATCAAATAAAAGATATTGGTAGTCTTGAAGGAAAATCTGAGAAAGAATTAGAAGAAATAATTCATGAGAGAAATATAAGATGTCCAGAGTGTAATGGTGAATTAGGAAAAGTTAGTAAGTTTAATTTATTATTTAGAACCAATATAGGGCCTTATACTGAAAATATTGCATATATGAGACCTGAAGCTGCACAAGGTATGTTTGTTAATTTTAAACATATATACAATATTATGCGAGAACGTTTACCAATAGGTTTAGCTCAAATAGGAAAGGTTTTAAGAAATGAAATCTCTCCTAGACAAGGACCTATAAGATTAAGAGAATTTACTATAATGGAAATAGAGTTTTTCTTTGATCCTTTAAAGCCAATGTGCAATTTAATAAATGAAGTAAGTGATGAAAAAGTAAAACTATTAACTGAAGAAAGAATACTAGCTGGAGAAGACAAACCTATTGAAATTACAGTAATTGAGGCCATTAATAATAAATTAATTCGTTCTGAATGGTTAGCTTATTTTATGGCAATTTCTAAAAAGTTTATTTCTGAACTTGGTATTCCGAATGATAAACAAATGTTTATTGAAAAACTTCCTAATGAAAGAGCTCATTATTCTGTACAAACTTTTGATCAAGTTGTAATGTTAGAACGTTGGGGATGGATTGAAGTATCTGGACATGCTTATAGAACAGATTATGATTTATCTAGACATCAAATTTATAGTGGTCATGATCTTAAAGTATTTAGAAAATTTGATTCTCCAAAAAAAGAAGAAATTCTCATAGTCATTCCTAATATAGATAATATAGCTAAGGAAGTAGGTAAAAATACTGGTACAATAATTTCAAAAATTAAGAATATGAATCCAAAAGAACTTAAATTAGCATTGGAAAAAGGTCCAATTATAGTAGATGGAATAGAAATAAAACCTGAATTTGTAAATTTCAAATATGAAACTCACACTATTACAGGAGAGCGTTTCATACCACATGTTGCTGAACCATCTTTTGGAGCAGAAAGACTTGTTTATATAACTATGGAGTATGCATATAAGGAAAAAGAAGGTAGAATTATACTTTCACTTCCAAAAGATATTGCACCTATAAAGGTTGCTGTATTTCCACTTGTTAATAAAGATGGCTTAAGAGAAAAAGCAATTGAAATTTATAAACTTATTAGATCTAATGGTATTCTTGCTGATTTTGATGATGATGGATCAATAGGTAGAAGATATGCAAGAGCAGATGAAATTGGAATACCATTAGCAATTACCATAGATTATAAAACTATGGAAGATAATACTATTACTATTAGAGATAGAGATACATGGGAACAAATTAGAATTCCTATAAGTGAATTGATAGAGTATTTAAAGAACTTTTTTAGTAAATAA
- a CDS encoding hydroxymethylglutaryl-CoA reductase, degradative, with the protein MKTSRLPGFYKMNIEERRRILKEFANLTDEEIKLLDNGLEISLADKMVENVVGTIQIPLGIAVNFRINGKDYLIPMATEEPSVIAAASHAAKLALPDGFIAESTDSIMRGQIQVLNVSNPEKAINELLKYKFELIDRANSFVKSLVTVGGGVRDLNARIVGPKEDEMLIVEFFVDCKDAMGANTVNTIVEKMAPYIESITEGKVLLRILSNLATERIARAKVVYKRSVIGEDVVENIIKAYKLAYYDVYRATTHNKGIMNGIIAVALATANDTRAIEAGAHAYASLSGRYLPLSKWYKNKEGDLVGELELPLAVGTVGGAIGANPIAKLCLKILGIKTSKELAEVMCSVGLAQNFAALRALVTEGIQRGHMELHARNIAIMAGAKGDLIDKIAEILVKEDKITIERAKEILESIKNNSQ; encoded by the coding sequence ATGAAAACATCAAGATTACCTGGATTTTATAAAATGAATATAGAGGAAAGAAGAAGAATTTTAAAAGAGTTTGCTAATTTAACAGATGAAGAAATAAAGCTACTAGATAATGGACTTGAAATATCATTAGCTGATAAAATGGTGGAAAATGTTGTAGGAACAATTCAAATACCTTTAGGAATAGCAGTTAATTTTAGAATTAATGGAAAAGATTATTTAATACCAATGGCAACTGAAGAGCCTTCAGTTATTGCTGCAGCAAGTCATGCTGCAAAATTAGCACTTCCTGATGGATTCATAGCAGAAAGTACAGATTCTATAATGAGAGGACAAATTCAAGTATTAAATGTTTCAAATCCAGAAAAAGCGATTAATGAACTTTTAAAATATAAATTTGAATTAATAGATAGAGCAAATTCATTTGTTAAGAGTTTAGTTACAGTAGGAGGAGGAGTTAGAGATTTAAATGCTAGAATTGTAGGTCCAAAAGAAGATGAAATGTTAATAGTGGAATTTTTTGTTGATTGTAAAGATGCTATGGGAGCGAATACAGTCAATACTATAGTTGAAAAAATGGCACCATATATTGAATCAATAACTGAAGGAAAAGTACTTTTAAGAATTTTATCAAACTTAGCCACTGAAAGAATAGCTAGAGCAAAAGTAGTATACAAAAGAAGTGTAATTGGAGAAGATGTTGTAGAAAATATAATAAAAGCATATAAACTTGCATATTATGATGTTTATAGAGCTACTACACATAATAAGGGAATTATGAATGGAATTATAGCTGTAGCTTTAGCAACTGCAAATGATACAAGAGCTATAGAAGCAGGAGCTCATGCTTATGCTTCTTTATCAGGGAGATATCTTCCACTATCAAAATGGTATAAAAATAAAGAAGGGGATCTTGTAGGAGAACTTGAATTACCTTTAGCAGTTGGTACTGTGGGTGGTGCTATTGGAGCAAATCCTATTGCTAAACTATGCTTAAAGATTTTAGGCATTAAGACTTCTAAGGAATTGGCTGAAGTAATGTGCTCTGTTGGATTGGCTCAAAATTTTGCTGCACTAAGAGCTTTAGTTACTGAAGGTATACAAAGGGGACATATGGAGCTCCATGCAAGAAATATAGCCATTATGGCAGGAGCAAAAGGAGATTTAATAGATAAAATTGCAGAAATATTAGTAAAGGAAGATAAGATAACCATAGAAAGAGCAAAGGAAATTTTAGAATCAATTAAAAATAATTCTCAATAA
- a CDS encoding DNA-directed RNA polymerase subunit P produces the protein MCSKCRKIVDMNELFALPGVRCPFCGYKILYKVRPSIVKEVKAK, from the coding sequence ATGTGTAGTAAATGTAGAAAAATTGTTGATATGAATGAACTATTTGCTCTACCAGGTGTAAGATGTCCATTTTGTGGTTATAAAATACTTTATAAAGTTAGACCGTCTATAGTAAAAGAAGTCAAAGCTAAGTAA
- the endA gene encoding tRNA-intron lyase, whose product MIEAYLYGSRVIVWSKEDAKKLYGSGFYGKPVNISKPKDPSEINTYLELSLLEANYLLEKGKIIVKSNDKILTKEELFELSKKSYRLFEELYSVYRDLRERGYVVRPALKFGADFAVYKYGPGIDHAPFIVHVIPNSVEIDPIEIVRAGRLSHTVRKKFVIATLDEIQKKVLYYMFDWWKA is encoded by the coding sequence ATGATAGAAGCATACCTATATGGCTCAAGAGTAATTGTATGGTCAAAAGAAGATGCTAAAAAGTTATATGGCTCTGGTTTCTATGGAAAACCAGTAAATATAAGTAAGCCAAAAGATCCATCTGAGATTAATACTTATCTTGAACTTTCATTATTAGAAGCTAATTATCTTTTAGAAAAAGGGAAAATTATAGTTAAGTCAAATGATAAAATCCTTACAAAAGAAGAATTATTTGAATTATCTAAGAAGTCATATCGTTTATTTGAAGAATTATATTCTGTATATAGAGATCTTAGAGAAAGAGGTTATGTAGTTAGACCTGCTCTAAAATTTGGAGCAGATTTTGCTGTATATAAATATGGGCCTGGAATTGATCATGCTCCTTTTATAGTTCATGTAATTCCAAATTCAGTTGAAATAGATCCAATTGAAATTGTAAGAGCAGGTCGTTTATCTCATACTGTTAGAAAGAAATTCGTTATAGCTACATTAGATGAAATTCAAAAAAAGGTACTATACTATATGTTTGATTGGTGGAAGGCTTAA
- the acs gene encoding acetate--CoA ligase has protein sequence MEEIIEEIKALPLSKNIHPDVNILKSIYKRSIEDPESFWRKIAEDLFWYEKNGPAYEPKESPPYAYWFKQWKTNISYNALDRHIESWRKNKVAYYWESESGERRTLTYYDLYKEVNRFAYVLRNLGIKKGDRVTIYMPMIPELPIAMLATVRLGAIHSVVFSGFASHALADRINDCQSRIVITTDGAFRRGRLIDTKSIVDDALNHTKSVEKVLIIRRAGNDVNIIEDRDYWYYELAPSTIPYIEPEKVEGIHPSFILYTSGTTGKPKGITHSTGGYMVWAYFTLKTVFDVNDKDIFWCTADIGWITGHTYVVYGPLLMGLTSIIYEGAPDYPRPDRWWSIIEDYGVTILYTSPTAIRMHMKYGEEWIKRHDLSSLRILGSVGEPINPEVWNWYYKYVGQERTPIVDTWWQTETGGIMISPQPGLALVPLKPGSATLPLPGVEADVFREDGKPAKPGEKGYLVITKPWPGCLINIWGDEERFINTYYKRFPGVYYTGDFAVKDDDGYFWLLGRADEVLKVAGHRIGTAELEAAFLSHKAVAEAAVVGKSDPVKMQVPVAFIVLRPGHEPSPQLRMELIKHIRETIGSIATPHTIYFLEKLPKTRSGKIMRRVLSAIVEDRSIGDITTIEDETSIDEVKKVYNEFKNLLSK, from the coding sequence ATGGAAGAAATAATAGAAGAAATAAAAGCTCTCCCACTTTCAAAAAATATTCATCCAGATGTTAATATATTAAAGTCAATTTATAAAAGAAGTATAGAAGATCCTGAATCTTTTTGGCGTAAAATAGCTGAAGATTTATTTTGGTATGAAAAAAATGGACCTGCTTATGAACCAAAAGAATCTCCTCCATATGCTTATTGGTTTAAACAATGGAAGACAAACATTTCATATAATGCATTAGATAGACATATAGAAAGTTGGAGAAAGAATAAAGTAGCATATTATTGGGAAAGTGAAAGTGGAGAAAGAAGAACGCTTACTTATTATGATTTATATAAAGAAGTTAATCGATTTGCTTATGTATTAAGGAATTTAGGTATTAAAAAAGGAGATAGAGTCACAATTTACATGCCAATGATTCCAGAACTTCCTATTGCTATGCTTGCTACAGTAAGACTGGGTGCTATTCATTCTGTTGTATTTAGTGGATTTGCTTCTCATGCTTTAGCTGATAGAATTAATGATTGTCAAAGTAGGATTGTAATAACTACAGATGGTGCTTTTAGGAGAGGTCGTTTAATTGATACAAAAAGTATTGTAGATGATGCTCTTAATCATACTAAAAGTGTTGAAAAAGTTTTAATAATAAGAAGAGCAGGTAATGATGTAAATATTATAGAAGATAGAGATTATTGGTATTATGAACTTGCCCCAAGTACTATTCCATATATAGAACCTGAGAAAGTTGAAGGAATTCATCCTAGTTTCATACTTTATACATCAGGAACTACTGGAAAACCAAAAGGAATTACTCATAGTACTGGTGGTTATATGGTATGGGCATACTTTACTTTAAAAACAGTATTTGATGTTAATGATAAAGATATTTTCTGGTGTACTGCAGATATTGGATGGATTACGGGACATACATACGTGGTTTATGGTCCACTACTAATGGGACTAACTTCTATTATTTATGAAGGTGCACCAGATTATCCAAGGCCTGATAGATGGTGGTCAATAATTGAAGATTATGGTGTTACAATACTTTACACTTCACCTACAGCAATAAGAATGCATATGAAATATGGTGAAGAATGGATAAAACGTCATGATTTATCATCACTTAGAATTCTTGGAAGTGTGGGCGAGCCTATTAATCCTGAAGTTTGGAATTGGTACTATAAATATGTAGGTCAAGAGAGAACACCAATTGTTGATACTTGGTGGCAAACAGAAACTGGTGGAATAATGATTTCACCTCAACCAGGATTGGCATTAGTTCCACTAAAGCCAGGATCTGCTACATTACCACTACCTGGTGTTGAAGCTGATGTATTTCGTGAAGATGGAAAACCAGCCAAGCCGGGTGAAAAAGGATATTTAGTTATAACAAAGCCATGGCCAGGCTGTCTTATTAATATATGGGGAGATGAAGAAAGATTTATAAATACTTATTATAAGCGCTTTCCAGGGGTTTATTACACTGGAGATTTTGCTGTTAAAGACGATGATGGCTATTTCTGGCTTCTTGGTAGAGCTGATGAAGTATTGAAAGTAGCAGGTCATAGAATAGGTACTGCAGAATTAGAAGCTGCTTTTCTTTCACATAAGGCAGTTGCTGAAGCTGCAGTTGTAGGAAAATCTGATCCAGTAAAGATGCAAGTACCAGTCGCTTTTATTGTACTTCGTCCTGGTCATGAACCATCTCCTCAATTAAGAATGGAGCTTATTAAACACATAAGAGAGACTATAGGTTCAATAGCTACTCCACACACTATTTACTTCTTAGAAAAACTTCCAAAAACTAGAAGTGGAAAAATTATGAGAAGAGTTCTTAGTGCAATAGTAGAAGATAGAAGTATTGGAGATATAACTACAATTGAAGATGAGACAAGTATAGATGAAGTAAAGAAAGTTTATAATGAATTTAAAAACTTACTATCTAAATAA
- the speB gene encoding agmatinase — protein MNNFYINNQNKYFGGFNRSFSEAKFIIFGVPFDSTTSYRPGSRFGPTAIREASANIETWSWRTEIDFEDVKIHDLGDVSIVHGDCIETLKRVKEVIEEIYSYKKIPIMIGGEHTITLGAIRGLKDIAIISFDAHFDMRNEYLSNKFSHACVMRRIVEEIGREKIMIVGVRATYKEEIDYVRKNKISYITSNKINNSKINEIINEIKDFLNNFEKVYISIDMDVLDPSYAPGVGNPEPEGISTSILLDILNKISNKKIIGFDLVEVSPPYDNGITSITASKIIYELCCSITSNIT, from the coding sequence ATGAATAACTTCTATATTAATAATCAGAATAAATACTTTGGAGGTTTTAATAGAAGTTTTTCAGAGGCAAAATTTATAATTTTTGGAGTGCCCTTTGATAGTACAACAAGTTATAGACCAGGTTCAAGATTTGGACCTACTGCAATAAGAGAAGCTTCAGCAAATATAGAAACTTGGTCATGGAGGACAGAGATAGATTTTGAGGATGTAAAAATTCATGATCTTGGTGATGTTTCAATAGTTCATGGAGATTGTATTGAAACATTAAAAAGAGTTAAAGAAGTAATAGAAGAAATTTATTCATATAAAAAAATTCCGATAATGATTGGAGGAGAACATACAATAACTTTAGGAGCAATAAGAGGTCTTAAAGACATAGCTATAATTTCATTTGATGCACATTTTGATATGAGAAATGAATATTTATCAAATAAATTTTCTCATGCATGTGTAATGAGAAGAATTGTAGAAGAAATAGGTAGAGAAAAAATTATGATTGTAGGAGTGAGAGCAACTTATAAAGAAGAAATAGATTATGTAAGAAAGAATAAAATCTCTTATATTACATCAAATAAAATAAATAATTCGAAAATTAATGAAATAATCAATGAAATTAAAGATTTTTTAAATAATTTTGAAAAAGTGTATATTTCAATTGACATGGATGTTTTAGATCCATCTTATGCACCAGGAGTGGGCAATCCTGAACCTGAAGGAATATCAACTTCAATTTTATTAGATATTCTTAATAAAATATCCAATAAAAAGATTATAGGATTCGATTTAGTTGAAGTTTCTCCACCTTATGATAATGGTATAACTTCAATAACAGCTTCAAAAATAATATATGAACTATGTTGCTCAATTACTTCTAATATTACTTAG
- a CDS encoding glycosyltransferase family 4 protein produces MKILYVSQSFFPSTGGVSYYLIWLARKLREMNHEILFINLGFPNSLEIEEIEGFKVYRVWGYEKISKEILDEYSKFKELILKVFHDRDVPINRLYNKHLYGYNGYIAVNRLFEKLIRKVIAEEKPDILHIHDFQLLPLGEILYDINLPKLFTWHIPFTEKADLAWKNFIISYLRKYDYCIFSTKPYICAALRGGLEWNKVVYIPPFIEVEDSNFDFRKAYGVNEDEKLILCVARIDKLKGQDILIDAASKLKIKFKTVFIGNGSLSKEVLKIKEKEEYLKELQRIVSLRKIKDKVIFTGNVSREVLMAAYKTCDVVVLPSIQEGFGLAITEGMAFGKPVIGSCVGGIPAQIWPGINGFLVPPGDSKALANCLEYILMNDDIAKKMGKESRKIFERFFSSERGARDHIMLYEKVLEGERNHEYRYCSNGL; encoded by the coding sequence GTGAAGATACTTTATGTAAGTCAGTCTTTTTTCCCAAGTACAGGAGGAGTATCTTATTACTTAATATGGCTTGCAAGAAAATTAAGGGAAATGAATCATGAAATTCTTTTCATAAATTTAGGATTCCCAAATTCATTAGAAATAGAAGAAATAGAAGGTTTCAAAGTTTATAGAGTATGGGGATATGAAAAAATTTCAAAAGAGATTTTAGATGAATATAGTAAGTTTAAGGAGCTTATTTTAAAAGTATTTCATGATAGAGATGTTCCAATTAATCGACTGTATAATAAGCATTTATATGGCTACAATGGTTATATAGCAGTAAATAGACTATTTGAAAAATTAATAAGAAAAGTAATAGCAGAAGAAAAACCAGATATTCTTCATATACATGATTTTCAATTATTACCATTAGGAGAAATACTTTATGATATTAATTTACCAAAACTTTTTACTTGGCATATTCCATTTACAGAAAAAGCAGATTTAGCTTGGAAGAATTTTATAATAAGTTATTTGAGAAAGTATGATTACTGTATTTTTTCAACAAAACCTTATATTTGCGCTGCATTAAGAGGAGGACTTGAATGGAACAAAGTTGTATACATTCCTCCATTTATAGAAGTCGAGGATTCAAATTTTGATTTTAGAAAAGCTTATGGTGTAAATGAAGATGAAAAATTAATTTTATGTGTTGCAAGAATTGATAAATTAAAAGGACAAGATATACTAATAGATGCTGCATCTAAATTAAAAATAAAATTTAAAACAGTATTTATAGGAAATGGTTCTCTTAGTAAAGAAGTATTAAAAATAAAAGAAAAAGAAGAATATTTAAAAGAATTACAAAGAATTGTATCATTAAGAAAGATTAAAGATAAAGTGATTTTTACAGGTAATGTATCAAGAGAAGTTTTAATGGCTGCTTATAAAACATGTGATGTAGTAGTTTTACCATCAATTCAAGAAGGATTTGGACTTGCCATAACTGAAGGCATGGCTTTTGGAAAGCCAGTAATAGGAAGTTGTGTTGGAGGAATACCTGCTCAAATATGGCCAGGAATAAATGGATTTCTAGTACCACCTGGAGATTCAAAAGCATTAGCCAATTGTTTAGAATATATTTTAATGAATGATGATATTGCTAAGAAAATGGGTAAGGAAAGTAGAAAAATATTTGAAAGATTCTTTTCTTCAGAAAGAGGAGCAAGGGATCATATTATGTTATATGAAAAAGTGCTTGAAGGAGAAAGAAACCATGAATATAGATATTGTAGTAATGGACTATGA
- a CDS encoding flippase-like domain-containing protein: MKISATNIMLITGIIIFVIYLQTIGIESLITEIMSINLFILIIAILIDIVCIGLFTLGWCVFLKNPGIEFKKCFEIVLISIFGDLMIPTASISGEFLRVNLTAKKGKISISEALSSVIIHRIILALTFGFLLLISGLLLISQSINIIGGYTILSIAIIDITVILILTYAVMKLCKFRKYIEAFGLKIGKLLKKIRRNYNPNDLKVKISNNFEKFELCIRSIKLNTFIISFIVLTLRWFLIALIPYVMFISLGYDVSYWIVVSVSTLVSMVQMIPIGIPGMIGVMEVSITAFFISFGIPSSIAASVTILMRIVTFWFELFIGAIATSIQGIRGIRELSNSV; this comes from the coding sequence ATGAAGATAAGTGCTACTAATATAATGCTCATTACTGGTATCATAATATTTGTAATATATTTACAAACTATAGGAATAGAAAGTCTAATTACTGAAATAATGAGTATTAATTTATTTATATTAATAATAGCAATATTGATAGATATAGTGTGTATTGGTTTATTTACACTTGGTTGGTGTGTTTTTTTAAAAAATCCAGGTATTGAATTTAAAAAATGTTTTGAAATTGTTTTAATAAGTATATTTGGAGATCTCATGATACCTACTGCATCGATTTCTGGTGAGTTTTTAAGAGTAAATCTAACAGCTAAAAAAGGTAAAATTTCAATTAGTGAAGCATTGTCAAGTGTAATAATTCATAGAATAATTTTAGCTTTAACATTTGGTTTTTTGTTATTAATTAGTGGCTTATTATTGATTAGCCAAAGCATTAATATTATAGGAGGATATACAATCTTAAGTATAGCAATTATAGACATCACAGTTATACTCATACTAACGTATGCTGTAATGAAATTATGTAAATTTAGAAAATATATTGAAGCATTTGGATTAAAAATTGGAAAATTATTGAAAAAAATTAGAAGAAATTATAACCCAAATGATTTAAAAGTTAAAATTTCAAATAATTTTGAAAAATTTGAATTATGCATTAGAAGTATTAAGCTTAATACTTTCATAATTTCTTTTATAGTATTAACTCTAAGATGGTTTTTAATTGCTCTAATACCATATGTGATGTTCATATCCCTAGGTTACGATGTATCTTATTGGATTGTAGTTTCTGTTTCTACTTTAGTAAGCATGGTACAAATGATACCAATTGGAATTCCAGGAATGATAGGAGTTATGGAGGTATCAATAACTGCCTTTTTTATTAGCTTTGGAATCCCTTCTTCAATAGCAGCTTCAGTAACAATATTAATGCGTATTGTTACTTTTTGGTTTGAACTTTTCATAGGAGCTATAGCTACATCTATTCAAGGAATAAGAGGAATAAGAGAATTAAGCAATTCTGTGTAA
- a CDS encoding HAD hydrolase family protein — protein sequence MNIDIVVMDYDRTIADEESLMINEELKSFLKIIPQKKILATGRTLNNIPDKSVFKIFDAIVAENGTVVVINGVKEILPNKNWNILKELIIKASEKRNLKLLYGEVIIFGRIEDYEKTLDLLEKEGMLKEIFIDFNKNNFMILPKYWNKGKGVKIVIEKIGGGKVMAIGDELNDLSLFEIADIKVAVSNAIPEVKSKADIICEEKNGKGVLQILKKYLRCK from the coding sequence ATGAATATAGATATTGTAGTAATGGACTATGATAGAACAATTGCTGATGAAGAAAGTTTAATGATAAATGAAGAATTAAAAAGTTTTTTAAAGATAATTCCACAAAAGAAAATCTTAGCAACTGGAAGAACTTTGAATAATATACCAGATAAAAGTGTTTTTAAAATATTTGATGCTATTGTTGCTGAAAATGGAACTGTAGTTGTTATTAATGGAGTTAAGGAAATACTTCCAAATAAAAATTGGAATATATTAAAAGAATTGATTATAAAAGCTTCAGAAAAAAGAAATTTAAAATTATTATATGGTGAAGTAATTATTTTTGGTAGAATAGAGGATTATGAAAAAACTTTAGATTTATTAGAAAAAGAAGGAATGTTGAAAGAAATTTTTATTGATTTTAATAAAAATAACTTTATGATCTTACCTAAATACTGGAATAAAGGAAAAGGAGTAAAAATAGTAATTGAAAAAATAGGAGGAGGTAAAGTAATGGCAATAGGAGATGAATTAAATGATTTATCACTTTTTGAAATTGCTGATATTAAAGTAGCAGTAAGTAATGCAATTCCTGAAGTTAAAAGTAAAGCAGATATAATATGTGAAGAAAAGAATGGAAAAGGAGTATTACAAATTTTAAAAAAATATTTGAGGTGTAAATAA